A genome region from Natranaerobius trueperi includes the following:
- a CDS encoding aspartate/glutamate racemase family protein — protein MKNEELTIGIIAGTPIDTQMGNEFFKNHGVNTIGKEIATTPEEATTLQVLHQEQLEQKVVERIETLKEQKKIQSICIFFNSLSTAINSNTISSKTRLNIVTPLGSYHDIATRYNNIGVLGANCQAVKGIEEIIKKVNQGAHVVGTGTLKLVKAIEKKEKPVQIIEDTGIASLLKFYEKSKVDTLILGCTHFPYIKKELTKRTTIKIFDPAEDMLRRIQFDTSERMIV, from the coding sequence ATGAAAAACGAGGAGCTAACAATTGGTATCATAGCGGGAACCCCTATAGATACACAAATGGGGAATGAGTTTTTCAAAAATCATGGTGTTAATACTATAGGTAAAGAAATTGCAACAACTCCAGAAGAAGCAACTACCTTACAGGTTTTACACCAAGAACAACTAGAACAAAAGGTTGTAGAAAGAATTGAAACCCTAAAAGAACAAAAAAAAATCCAGTCAATTTGCATCTTTTTTAATTCTTTAAGTACAGCTATAAATAGTAACACTATCTCAAGTAAGACTCGGCTTAATATTGTTACTCCTCTCGGATCATATCATGATATCGCAACTAGATATAATAATATTGGTGTTTTAGGAGCGAACTGTCAGGCGGTTAAAGGTATAGAAGAAATTATTAAAAAAGTAAACCAAGGTGCACATGTTGTAGGTACAGGAACTTTAAAATTAGTAAAGGCCATAGAAAAGAAGGAAAAACCAGTACAAATAATAGAAGATACAGGCATAGCTTCTCTACTTAAGTTTTATGAAAAATCTAAAGTAGATACATTGATATTAGGTTGTACCCATTTTCCTTATATAAAAAAAGAACTTACTAAAAGGACAACAATTAAAATATTTGACCCTGCAGAGGATATGTTAAGAAGAATCCAATTTGATACTTCTGAGCGGATGATTGTATGA